A stretch of Sphingomonas sp. JUb134 DNA encodes these proteins:
- the ppa gene encoding inorganic diphosphatase produces the protein MRIDMVPVGKNPPEDLNVIIEVPTGGEPVKYEFDKASGALFVDRILHTPMRYPANYGFVPHTLSPDGDPLDALVVSRTPFIPGCVVRARPIAVLNLEDEAGGDEKLVCVPVDSTFPYYTKVGGRADLPEIVFQQIEHFFTHYKDLEKQKWVRVGTWGDADEAARITLEAIERYNAAKDRGEEPLDHDVPGRD, from the coding sequence ATGCGGATCGACATGGTGCCGGTGGGCAAGAACCCGCCGGAAGACCTGAACGTCATCATCGAGGTGCCGACCGGCGGCGAGCCGGTGAAGTATGAGTTCGACAAGGCGTCGGGTGCGCTGTTCGTCGATCGCATCCTGCACACCCCGATGCGCTATCCGGCGAACTACGGCTTCGTGCCGCACACGCTGTCGCCGGACGGCGATCCGCTCGACGCGCTGGTCGTGTCGCGCACGCCGTTCATCCCGGGCTGCGTCGTGCGCGCGCGTCCGATCGCGGTGCTGAACCTGGAAGACGAAGCCGGCGGCGACGAGAAGCTCGTCTGCGTGCCGGTGGACTCGACCTTCCCCTATTACACCAAGGTCGGCGGCCGCGCCGATCTGCCGGAGATCGTGTTCCAGCAGATCGAGCACTTCTTCACCCACTACAAGGACCTGGAGAAGCAGAAGTGGGTGCGCGTCGGCACCTGGGGCGACGCCGACGAGGCGGCACGCATCACCCTGGAGGCGATCGAGCGCTACAACGCCGCCAAGGACCGTGGCGAGGAACCGCTCGACCACGACGTGCCCGGCCGCGACTAA
- the ispG gene encoding flavodoxin-dependent (E)-4-hydroxy-3-methylbut-2-enyl-diphosphate synthase: MSVRPWRDIVRRPSRQIMVGNVPVGGDAPVTVQTMTNTPTPDVRATVDQIRRCEEAGVDIIRVSCPDVESTAALKQIVRASRVPIVADIHFHYKRALEAADAGAACLRINPGNIGSSERVAEVVRAAKANGCAIRIGVNAGSLEKVLLEKYGEPCPEALVESALDHIKLLQDHDFHEYKVAVKASDVFLAVAAYQGLAEATDCPLHLGITEAGGLIGGTVKSSIGIGSLLWFGIGDTIRVSLSAEPEEEVRVGFEILKALGIRNRGVRVVSCPSCARQGFDVIRTVQKLEERLQHIRTPMSLSVLGCVVNGPGEARETDIGITGGGNGRHMVYLSGVTDHHVEDADMVDHIVRLVEAKAAEIEAQAAALEQAAE; the protein is encoded by the coding sequence ATGTCCGTCCGCCCCTGGCGCGATATCGTCCGCCGTCCGAGCCGCCAGATCATGGTCGGCAACGTGCCCGTCGGCGGCGATGCCCCGGTGACGGTGCAGACGATGACCAACACGCCGACGCCGGACGTGCGCGCGACCGTGGACCAGATCCGCCGGTGCGAGGAAGCGGGCGTCGACATCATCCGCGTGTCCTGCCCCGACGTGGAATCGACCGCGGCGCTCAAGCAGATCGTGCGCGCCTCGCGGGTGCCGATCGTCGCGGACATCCATTTCCACTACAAGCGCGCGCTGGAAGCCGCGGACGCAGGTGCCGCGTGCCTGCGCATCAACCCGGGCAACATCGGCTCGTCCGAGCGCGTGGCGGAGGTGGTTCGCGCCGCCAAGGCCAATGGCTGCGCGATCCGGATCGGCGTCAACGCCGGCAGCCTGGAGAAGGTCCTGCTGGAGAAATACGGCGAGCCTTGTCCCGAAGCGCTGGTCGAAAGCGCGCTCGACCATATCAAGCTGCTCCAGGATCACGACTTCCACGAATACAAGGTCGCGGTGAAGGCGTCGGACGTGTTCCTGGCGGTCGCGGCCTATCAGGGGCTGGCCGAAGCGACCGACTGCCCGCTGCACTTAGGCATCACCGAGGCGGGCGGGCTGATCGGCGGTACGGTCAAATCTTCGATCGGCATCGGATCGCTGCTGTGGTTCGGGATCGGCGACACCATCCGCGTGTCGCTGTCGGCCGAGCCCGAGGAAGAAGTGCGCGTCGGCTTCGAGATCCTGAAGGCGCTGGGCATCCGCAACCGCGGCGTGCGCGTCGTGTCGTGCCCGTCGTGCGCGCGCCAGGGCTTCGACGTGATCCGCACCGTCCAGAAGCTGGAGGAGCGGCTGCAGCACATCCGCACGCCGATGTCGCTGTCGGTGCTCGGCTGCGTCGTCAACGGCCCGGGCGAGGCGCGCGAGACCGACATCGGCATCACCGGCGGCGGCAACGGCCGCCACATGGTCTATCTGTCGGGCGTCACCGACCATCATGTCGAGGACGCGGACATGGTCGACCACATCGTCCGGCTGGTCGAGGCCAAGGCCGCCGAGATCGAGGCGCAGGCCGCGGCGCTGGAGCAGGCGGCGGAGTAG
- a CDS encoding S1/P1 nuclease, whose product MIRRLLFALALVFVASPAQAYWEYGHESVAAIAYRNVSPATRAKIDALLRQQKLLETPTCPARTVEEASVWADCVKPLGERFSYAFSWHYQNVDVCKPFDLKSACKDGNCVSAQITRDMKLLQDPKVPVRERVQALVFLIHFVGDLHMPLHAGDRGDLGGNRVKARYGIYGPDRFNLHSVWDGPLTERAVSTPPSIFRTYTAQERSMLAGGSVEDWSRQSWEISRDYAYASAFGGDACGPVPEGRVTLDQATIDRLLPVAKLQVERGGLRLARLLDEALG is encoded by the coding sequence ATGATTCGCCGCCTCCTCTTCGCGCTCGCCCTCGTCTTCGTCGCCTCACCCGCCCAGGCCTATTGGGAATATGGGCATGAGAGCGTCGCCGCGATCGCCTATCGCAACGTCTCCCCCGCCACCCGCGCGAAGATCGACGCGCTGCTGCGCCAGCAGAAGCTGCTGGAGACGCCTACCTGCCCCGCCCGCACGGTCGAGGAGGCGAGCGTCTGGGCCGACTGCGTGAAGCCGCTGGGCGAGCGGTTCAGCTACGCCTTTTCCTGGCACTATCAGAACGTCGACGTGTGCAAGCCGTTCGATCTCAAGTCGGCCTGCAAGGACGGCAATTGCGTCTCGGCGCAGATCACCCGCGACATGAAGCTGCTCCAGGACCCCAAGGTCCCGGTCCGCGAGCGGGTGCAGGCGCTGGTGTTCCTGATCCACTTCGTCGGCGACCTGCACATGCCGCTCCACGCCGGCGACCGCGGCGATCTGGGCGGCAACCGCGTCAAGGCCCGCTACGGCATCTACGGGCCGGATCGCTTCAACCTCCACAGCGTCTGGGACGGCCCGCTCACCGAGCGCGCGGTCTCCACTCCGCCGTCGATCTTCCGCACCTACACCGCCCAGGAACGCTCGATGCTCGCCGGCGGCAGCGTCGAGGACTGGAGCCGCCAGAGCTGGGAGATCAGCCGCGACTATGCCTATGCCAGCGCCTTCGGCGGCGATGCCTGCGGGCCGGTGCCGGAAGGCCGGGTGACGCTCGACCAGGCGACCATCGACCGGCTCCTGCCCGTCGCCAAGCTTCAGGTCGAGCGCGGCGGCCTGCGCCTCGCGCGGCTGCTCGACGAGGCGCTCGGCTGA
- a CDS encoding TonB family protein has product MEAFRSTPAERARGAVAAVAVSLGLGAALVAGLSVDVRRLAERAPSVFGILPAPEPEPTPPVRSRPKREVHEAPKRATAPRPEGAASPANLRGKATEIVAPPVPIVLQPPPLVTAEIAGTGSQANTGAAPIRGPGTGSGGVGNGTGSGAGGDGDGGGGGGAGETPPRWRRGQLRDSDYPSALTQAGIGGTVGVRYVVETNGRVGRCDVTDSSGSAQLDALTCRLIQQRFRFDPSRDAEGRPVASTIVENHEWIPEPGEGSDER; this is encoded by the coding sequence ATGGAAGCGTTCCGCAGCACCCCGGCCGAGCGCGCCCGCGGCGCCGTCGCGGCCGTGGCCGTGTCGCTGGGCCTCGGCGCCGCGCTGGTTGCGGGCCTCTCCGTCGACGTGCGCCGGCTTGCCGAGCGCGCCCCCAGCGTTTTCGGCATCCTCCCCGCCCCCGAACCCGAGCCGACCCCGCCCGTCCGCTCCCGCCCCAAGCGCGAGGTCCACGAGGCGCCCAAGCGCGCCACCGCGCCCCGGCCAGAGGGTGCCGCCTCCCCCGCCAACCTGCGCGGCAAGGCGACCGAGATCGTCGCCCCGCCGGTGCCGATCGTCCTCCAGCCGCCGCCGCTGGTCACCGCCGAGATCGCCGGCACCGGCAGCCAGGCGAACACCGGCGCCGCCCCGATCAGGGGCCCCGGCACCGGCAGCGGCGGCGTGGGGAACGGCACCGGCAGCGGCGCGGGCGGGGATGGCGACGGCGGCGGCGGTGGTGGCGCAGGCGAGACCCCGCCCCGCTGGCGCCGCGGCCAGCTGCGCGATTCCGACTATCCCTCCGCCCTCACCCAAGCCGGGATCGGCGGCACGGTGGGCGTCCGCTACGTGGTCGAGACCAACGGCCGCGTCGGCCGCTGCGACGTCACCGATTCCAGCGGCAGCGCCCAGCTCGACGCGCTCACCTGCCGCCTGATCCAGCAGCGCTTCCGCTTCGATCCCTCCCGCGATGCCGAGGGCCGGCCGGTTGCCTCGACCATCGTCGAGAACCACGAATGGATCCCTGAGCCCGGCGAGGGATCGGACGAACGCTGA
- a CDS encoding DMT family transporter codes for MTRTHTSPAVAFAAASAGIAIYSCMDALMKGLSIASGAYSAVLWRSVAGVLLTGTVFVARRQRWPERKALRLHVLRGLAAGLSVLLFFWGLVRVPMAQGVALTFLSPLIALFLAAALLGERIRRAAILGSVVAAVGVLVIALGQAQAGASVDVVLGALAIVVASVLYAYSLILLRQQAQLADPLEVTLFTSLVIGVLLALGAPWLATWPATDQLVPIVGSAILGSISALLLAWSYGRAEAQVLAPVEYTAFVWAALLGYLVFDERVSPFTVAGALLIVGGCLVAVRGAAPVSQSEAGA; via the coding sequence ATGACCCGCACCCATACCTCGCCCGCCGTCGCCTTTGCCGCGGCATCGGCGGGCATCGCCATCTATTCGTGCATGGACGCCCTGATGAAGGGGCTGAGCATCGCGAGCGGTGCGTATAGCGCCGTCCTGTGGCGCTCGGTCGCGGGCGTGCTGCTCACCGGCACGGTGTTCGTGGCGCGGCGGCAGCGCTGGCCCGAGCGCAAGGCGCTCCGGCTGCACGTGCTGCGCGGGCTGGCGGCGGGGCTGTCGGTGCTGCTGTTCTTCTGGGGGCTGGTGCGCGTGCCGATGGCGCAGGGGGTGGCGCTCACCTTTCTGTCGCCGCTGATCGCGCTGTTCCTGGCGGCGGCGCTGCTGGGCGAGCGGATCCGGCGTGCCGCGATCCTGGGATCGGTGGTGGCAGCCGTGGGCGTGCTGGTGATCGCGCTGGGGCAGGCGCAGGCGGGCGCCTCGGTGGATGTGGTGCTGGGCGCGCTCGCGATCGTGGTCGCGTCGGTGCTCTATGCCTATAGCCTGATCCTGCTGCGCCAGCAGGCGCAGCTCGCCGACCCGCTGGAGGTGACGCTGTTCACCAGCCTGGTGATCGGCGTGCTGCTGGCGCTGGGAGCACCCTGGCTGGCGACGTGGCCGGCGACCGACCAGCTGGTGCCGATCGTCGGCTCGGCGATCCTGGGGTCGATCTCCGCGCTGCTGCTCGCCTGGTCCTATGGCCGGGCGGAGGCGCAGGTGCTGGCACCGGTCGAATACACCGCCTTTGTCTGGGCGGCGCTGCTCGGTTACCTCGTATTCGACGAGCGGGTGTCGCCGTTCACCGTCGCGGGTGCGCTGCTGATCGTCGGCGGCTGCCTGGTGGCGGTGCGCGGCGCCGCCCCGGTTTCCCAGAGCGAGGCAGGCGCATGA
- a CDS encoding TfoX/Sxy family protein: protein MGVDAGLIEWVAEALAPIGTVTSRRMMGGATLYCDGTIFAIAGDDGLWFKADAESDAAWDAADCARFTYAKGDGTTGSMNYRRAPDDVYDDADAMREWAGLALAAGARAPKPKRKNKR, encoded by the coding sequence ATGGGCGTCGACGCAGGGCTGATCGAATGGGTGGCGGAGGCGCTGGCGCCGATCGGCACCGTCACGTCGCGGCGGATGATGGGCGGGGCGACGCTCTATTGCGACGGCACCATCTTTGCGATCGCCGGCGACGACGGGCTCTGGTTCAAGGCGGATGCCGAGAGCGACGCGGCCTGGGACGCGGCCGACTGCGCGCGCTTCACCTATGCCAAGGGCGACGGCACCACCGGATCGATGAACTACCGGCGTGCGCCCGACGACGTCTATGACGATGCGGACGCGATGCGGGAGTGGGCCGGGCTCGCGCTGGCGGCTGGGGCGCGGGCGCCGAAGCCGAAGCGCAAGAACAAGCGCTGA
- a CDS encoding M61 family metallopeptidase → MFRTPAFAALLLASAVPAHAQLNPAGNTLPQPVPFTDTIPAPRDIDYPGTLLLEVDATDIQRGIFNVKETIPVAGAGHMVLLFPKWLPGAHSPRGEIEKLAGLVIRANGKVVPWTRDPVDVFAFHIDVPAGTKKLDVSFQFLSATAGDQGRIVMAPSMLNLQWNSVSLYPAGYFTRRIPIQATAKYPAGWSAAAGLPATNNGSIYSYQRTSYETLVDSPTFAGKHYRQWALSPRVDLNVFADSPEELAATPEQIDAHKRLVEQATRAFGAQHYDKYEFLLAITDTMGGIGLEHHRSSENGVKPGYFTKWNDGAGSRNLLPHEFSHSWDGKFRRGADLWTPDYRTPMRNSLLWVYEGQTQFWGYVLQARSGIVTKQDTLDAYAAIAASLDTRRAREWRPLVDTTNDPIISARRPKGWTSWQRSEDYYNEGLLIWMEVDSILRQQSGGAKSIDDFARAFFGVRDGDWGVLTYTLDDVVQTLNGIQPYDWAGFLNSRVNGVSERAPLAGFTNNGYRLVYSDQPTPYFVNNDRTREQADLSYSLGLVTGKSGSVNSVAWGSPAFDAGLTVDSSIVAVNGESYSADRLKAAVTASKGNRTPIRLLVKNGDKLREVAIDYHDGLRYPRLEKTGQGETGLDRLLAAK, encoded by the coding sequence ATGTTTCGCACCCCTGCGTTCGCCGCCCTGTTGCTCGCTTCTGCCGTTCCCGCCCATGCGCAGCTGAACCCCGCCGGCAATACCCTGCCGCAGCCGGTGCCCTTCACCGACACGATCCCGGCCCCGCGCGACATCGACTATCCCGGCACCCTCCTGCTGGAGGTCGACGCGACCGACATCCAGCGCGGCATCTTCAACGTGAAGGAGACCATTCCGGTCGCCGGGGCGGGCCACATGGTGCTGCTGTTCCCGAAGTGGCTGCCGGGCGCGCACAGCCCGCGCGGTGAGATCGAGAAGCTCGCCGGCCTGGTGATCCGCGCCAATGGCAAGGTGGTGCCCTGGACCCGCGATCCGGTCGACGTGTTCGCCTTCCACATCGACGTGCCCGCCGGTACCAAGAAGCTCGACGTCAGCTTCCAGTTCCTGTCGGCGACCGCCGGTGATCAGGGCCGCATCGTCATGGCGCCCTCGATGCTGAACCTCCAGTGGAACTCGGTGAGCCTCTACCCGGCCGGCTATTTCACCCGCCGCATCCCGATCCAGGCGACCGCCAAATATCCGGCGGGCTGGAGTGCGGCGGCAGGCCTGCCGGCGACCAACAACGGCTCGATCTATTCCTACCAGCGCACCAGCTACGAAACGCTGGTCGACTCCCCCACCTTTGCCGGCAAACACTATCGCCAGTGGGCGCTGTCGCCGCGCGTCGACCTCAACGTCTTCGCCGACAGCCCTGAAGAGCTCGCCGCCACGCCCGAGCAGATCGACGCGCACAAGCGCCTCGTCGAGCAGGCGACCCGCGCGTTCGGCGCCCAGCACTACGACAAGTACGAGTTCCTGCTGGCGATCACCGATACCATGGGCGGCATCGGCCTGGAGCATCACCGCAGCTCCGAAAACGGCGTGAAGCCGGGCTATTTCACCAAGTGGAACGACGGTGCCGGCAGCCGCAACCTGCTCCCGCACGAATTCAGCCACAGCTGGGACGGCAAGTTCCGCCGTGGTGCGGACCTGTGGACGCCCGACTATCGCACGCCCATGCGCAACTCGCTGCTGTGGGTCTATGAAGGCCAGACCCAGTTCTGGGGCTATGTGCTCCAGGCACGCTCGGGCATCGTCACCAAGCAGGACACGCTGGACGCCTATGCCGCGATCGCAGCCAGCCTCGACACCCGCCGTGCGCGCGAATGGCGCCCGCTGGTGGACACCACCAACGACCCCATCATCTCGGCGCGCCGGCCCAAGGGCTGGACCAGCTGGCAGCGCTCGGAGGATTATTACAACGAGGGCCTGCTGATCTGGATGGAGGTGGACTCGATCCTCCGCCAGCAGTCGGGCGGCGCCAAGAGCATCGACGACTTCGCCCGTGCCTTCTTCGGCGTGCGCGACGGCGACTGGGGCGTCCTCACCTACACGCTGGACGACGTGGTGCAGACGCTGAACGGCATCCAGCCCTATGACTGGGCCGGCTTCCTCAACAGCCGCGTCAACGGCGTGTCGGAGCGCGCGCCGCTCGCCGGCTTCACCAACAACGGCTATCGCCTGGTCTACAGCGACCAGCCGACCCCTTATTTCGTCAACAACGACCGCACCCGCGAGCAGGCTGATCTCAGCTATTCGCTGGGCCTCGTCACCGGCAAGTCGGGCTCGGTCAACTCGGTCGCCTGGGGCAGCCCGGCGTTCGACGCGGGGCTCACCGTCGACAGCAGCATCGTCGCGGTGAACGGCGAAAGCTACAGCGCCGATCGCCTCAAGGCCGCGGTCACCGCGTCCAAGGGCAATCGCACGCCCATCCGCCTGCTGGTCAAGAACGGCGACAAGCTGCGCGAGGTGGCAATCGACTATCACGATGGCCTGCGCTATCCGCGGCTGGAAAAGACCGGACAGGGTGAGACGGGCCTCGATCGCCTGCTCGCCGCCAAGTAA
- a CDS encoding diguanylate cyclase encodes MRLATITNWAYGTTVALALLSGGTMLLASQAQNEERAAVAQRYALDQASSKVAMLEASLSGRARQFVVTGTAADLAAYERGRSELRTIEHRIRRVQDVGAGPDELQALKDALGVLDDLQDEQQAAVAARLKGDKATAVEILFSPNYEQELDRANSLFERFQYRLDQRTETEVAGATKVARIWRTVSEVVLAITALLFLCVLFFIFKRRVLHPVVKLSDVVKRLAAQDYAAVPPNLEQIDEIGDMAQAIGIFRDNGLERLRLEEEQNADRNMRDLLSRMTQRMQASDTLDDLKDVIERFTPQIALGYAGRLYILDKPRQAMVEICSWLDPVHSRTEFSPLSCWALRRGLPHRTGGQNVDVPCDHLQAGGDDEADFICLPLTAQREILGLLYLERRGDAQQAPTRSDVYLTMLAENIGLAVANLRLRDALREMAMADPLTGLANRRHLDAVLGLELAAGERPLSCLMMDVDHFKRINDSFGHDAGDAVLREVGATLKGSSREGALAFRFGGEEFLLLLPGLSLDQARERAEEVRGRIAAMRIEHEGKDLGTITASFGVSSTPEVCGADKLVQTADAALLRAKAAGRNRVVAADRRQEHAVA; translated from the coding sequence GTGAGACTCGCGACCATCACGAACTGGGCGTATGGGACCACAGTGGCGCTCGCCCTGCTTTCTGGCGGCACCATGCTGCTCGCCTCCCAGGCGCAGAACGAGGAGCGAGCGGCTGTCGCGCAGCGATATGCGCTGGATCAGGCAAGCTCGAAGGTGGCGATGCTGGAAGCCAGTCTCAGCGGCCGGGCTCGCCAGTTCGTCGTCACCGGCACCGCCGCGGATCTTGCCGCGTACGAGCGCGGCAGGAGCGAACTTCGCACGATCGAACATCGCATACGCCGCGTGCAGGATGTCGGCGCGGGTCCCGACGAGCTCCAGGCTCTCAAGGATGCCCTCGGGGTGCTCGATGACTTGCAGGACGAGCAGCAAGCCGCAGTCGCAGCGCGCCTGAAGGGGGACAAGGCCACCGCGGTCGAGATCCTGTTCAGCCCGAATTATGAGCAGGAACTGGATCGGGCAAACAGCCTGTTCGAGCGCTTTCAATATCGGTTGGACCAGCGGACCGAAACGGAAGTGGCCGGGGCCACGAAGGTCGCCAGGATCTGGCGTACCGTTTCGGAGGTCGTGCTGGCGATCACCGCACTCCTGTTCCTGTGCGTCCTCTTCTTCATCTTCAAGCGGCGGGTGCTGCACCCCGTCGTGAAGCTGAGCGATGTTGTGAAGCGACTTGCCGCACAGGACTATGCGGCCGTGCCTCCGAACCTGGAGCAGATCGACGAGATCGGCGACATGGCGCAGGCGATCGGGATCTTCCGGGACAACGGCCTGGAACGGCTGAGATTGGAAGAAGAACAGAACGCGGACCGGAACATGCGGGACCTGCTGTCCCGCATGACGCAGCGGATGCAGGCAAGCGATACTCTCGACGATCTCAAGGACGTGATCGAGCGCTTCACCCCGCAGATCGCTCTGGGATACGCCGGCAGGCTCTACATCCTCGACAAGCCGCGCCAGGCAATGGTGGAGATATGCTCCTGGCTTGACCCCGTGCATTCACGAACGGAATTTTCGCCGCTTTCCTGCTGGGCGTTGCGGCGCGGCTTGCCGCACCGGACGGGCGGCCAAAATGTCGACGTTCCTTGTGATCACCTGCAGGCCGGAGGCGACGACGAGGCAGACTTCATCTGTCTGCCACTCACGGCCCAGCGCGAGATCCTGGGCCTGCTTTACCTCGAACGTCGCGGCGATGCCCAGCAGGCGCCGACGCGATCAGACGTGTATCTGACGATGCTGGCCGAGAACATCGGCTTGGCCGTCGCCAACCTGCGCCTCAGGGATGCATTACGGGAAATGGCCATGGCGGACCCGCTCACCGGGCTCGCCAATCGGCGTCACCTGGACGCGGTGCTCGGCCTGGAGTTGGCGGCTGGGGAGCGTCCGCTGAGCTGCCTCATGATGGACGTCGATCATTTCAAGCGGATCAACGACAGCTTCGGTCACGATGCCGGAGATGCCGTGCTGCGCGAGGTGGGCGCTACCCTCAAGGGATCGAGCCGGGAGGGCGCGCTGGCCTTCCGGTTCGGGGGAGAGGAGTTCCTGCTCCTGCTGCCCGGCCTTTCGCTGGACCAGGCCCGCGAGCGGGCCGAGGAGGTCCGCGGGCGCATCGCTGCGATGCGGATCGAGCATGAGGGCAAGGACCTGGGGACAATCACCGCATCGTTCGGCGTCTCCAGCACTCCAGAGGTGTGCGGCGCCGACAAGCTCGTGCAGACGGCCGATGCAGCGCTTCTGCGAGCCAAGGCTGCCGGTCGCAACCGCGTCGTTGCAGCCGACCGGAGGCAAGAGCACGCCGTCGCCTGA
- a CDS encoding isoaspartyl peptidase/L-asparaginase family protein, translated as MSSPAAAEQKPTWTLVIHGGAGSIERARMTPEREAAARAGLDAALAAGEAVLAKGGSAVDAVEAAIHVLEDDPSFNAGRGAVFTYEGTNELDAAIMDGSTRAAGAVAGVTRTRHPVSLARAVMDNSPHVLLAGKGADIFSTEQGLEQVDPSWFATDERRRQLDELKAKKLGWFDVDMKYGTVGAVARDQAGHVAAATSTGGVTGKRWGRVGDSPLIGAGTYADDRACAVSATGAGEFFIREGVAHEICARIRFKGETLQAAADTVMAETLALGGTGGVIVTGPNGEATWSFNTPGMYRGKVTSGTKRIVAIYGDEG; from the coding sequence ATGTCCTCTCCCGCCGCCGCCGAGCAGAAGCCCACCTGGACGCTGGTGATCCACGGCGGCGCCGGCTCGATCGAGCGCGCGCGCATGACCCCGGAGCGCGAGGCCGCCGCCCGCGCCGGCCTCGACGCCGCGCTCGCCGCCGGCGAAGCCGTGCTCGCCAAGGGCGGCAGCGCGGTCGATGCGGTCGAAGCGGCGATCCACGTGCTGGAGGACGATCCCAGCTTCAACGCGGGCCGCGGCGCCGTCTTCACCTATGAAGGCACCAATGAGCTCGACGCCGCGATCATGGACGGCTCGACCCGTGCCGCCGGCGCCGTCGCGGGCGTCACCCGCACCCGCCACCCCGTCAGCCTCGCCCGCGCGGTGATGGACAACAGCCCGCACGTCCTCCTCGCCGGCAAGGGCGCCGACATCTTCTCGACCGAACAGGGGCTGGAGCAGGTCGACCCCAGCTGGTTCGCGACCGACGAGCGCCGCCGCCAGCTCGACGAGCTCAAGGCCAAGAAGCTCGGCTGGTTCGACGTCGACATGAAATACGGCACCGTGGGCGCGGTCGCGCGCGACCAGGCCGGCCATGTCGCCGCCGCCACCTCGACCGGCGGCGTCACCGGCAAGCGCTGGGGCCGGGTCGGCGATTCGCCGCTGATCGGCGCCGGCACCTATGCCGACGACCGCGCCTGCGCCGTCTCCGCCACCGGTGCCGGCGAGTTCTTCATCCGCGAGGGCGTCGCGCACGAGATCTGCGCCCGCATCCGCTTCAAGGGCGAGACCCTGCAAGCCGCCGCCGACACGGTGATGGCGGAAACCCTGGCGCTGGGCGGCACCGGCGGCGTCATCGTCACCGGCCCGAATGGCGAGGCGACGTGGAGCTTCAACACCCCCGGCATGTACCGCGGCAAGGTCACGTCCGGCACGAAGCGCATCGTCGCGATCTACGGCGACGAGGGCTGA
- a CDS encoding GNAT family N-acetyltransferase has product MIAIRTATPDDAGLIFGFVRDLARHEDAEDKLVATEALLRRALEERGVEAAIAEQDERAVGAALFFHKHSTWSGWNGLYLEDLYVAPEARGSGAGRALLAHVAAVGVAGGCTRVEWAVSDTNAAAAGFYRSLGAEPMPWRIYRVSGEALARLAGS; this is encoded by the coding sequence ATGATCGCAATCCGAACCGCCACTCCGGACGATGCGGGGCTGATCTTCGGCTTCGTGCGCGATCTGGCGCGCCACGAGGACGCCGAGGACAAGCTGGTCGCGACCGAGGCGCTGCTGCGCCGGGCGCTCGAGGAGCGCGGGGTCGAGGCGGCGATCGCCGAGCAGGACGAACGGGCGGTGGGCGCCGCGCTGTTCTTTCACAAGCATTCGACCTGGAGCGGCTGGAACGGGCTGTACCTGGAAGACCTGTACGTCGCGCCCGAAGCGCGCGGCTCCGGCGCGGGCCGGGCGCTGCTCGCCCATGTCGCGGCGGTCGGCGTCGCGGGCGGGTGCACGCGGGTCGAATGGGCGGTGAGCGACACCAACGCCGCCGCCGCCGGCTTCTACCGGAGTCTCGGCGCCGAGCCGATGCCATGGCGGATTTATCGCGTTTCGGGCGAGGCGCTGGCGCGGCTGGCCGGGAGCTGA